One region of Sphingomonas abietis genomic DNA includes:
- the mutL gene encoding DNA mismatch repair endonuclease MutL, producing MSIRRLPEHLVNRIAAGEVVERPASALKELVENAIDAGATRIAVALGEGGLASVEVVDDGCGMTPAEMALALERHATSKLPDDAIEAVETLGFRGEALPSIASVARLTIESRVRGHDGWRRIVDNGVVAGEGPAALPPGTRVKMEALFERVPARRKFLRSARSEYAACVDVVKRLAMARPEIGFTLEHDGRRILSVPPGESEPERVAALTDRELAGNSVVLDHVRGEVRLEGVAGLPTFNRGVADHQYLFVNGRPVRDRLLVGAVRGAYQEMLAKDRHPVVALFVTLPGSEVDVNVHPAKTEVRFREPSLVRGLIVGGLRAALDAAGHRSVQRPSADALGHWQAEPVGVVLEDRPPLAVADRQYNVWDSRPSFAFPAASAPAPQGRAEMAVAAPPAAIEHPLGIARGQVAATYIVAEAEDGLVLVDQHAAHERLVLERMRRAMADGGVASQSLLLPEVVELDESGCDRLEARLEELAAMGLELDRFGPRAMLVRAVPAMLGRTDVRGLVTDLADEIAAYDEALSLREKLDAVAGTMACHGSVRAGRILSVAEMNALLREMEITPHSGQCNHGRPTWVKLGHGDIEKLFGRK from the coding sequence ATGTCAATACGCCGCCTCCCCGAACATCTGGTCAATCGTATCGCAGCGGGCGAGGTGGTCGAACGACCGGCCAGCGCGTTGAAGGAACTGGTCGAAAACGCCATCGACGCAGGCGCCACGCGCATCGCGGTGGCGCTGGGCGAGGGCGGTCTGGCGTCGGTCGAGGTGGTCGACGACGGCTGCGGCATGACGCCGGCCGAGATGGCGCTGGCGCTGGAACGGCACGCCACCTCCAAGCTGCCCGACGACGCCATCGAAGCGGTTGAAACGCTCGGTTTTCGGGGTGAGGCGCTGCCCTCGATCGCGTCCGTCGCGCGGCTCACCATCGAAAGCCGGGTGCGCGGCCACGATGGCTGGCGGCGAATCGTCGACAATGGTGTCGTGGCGGGCGAGGGGCCGGCGGCGCTGCCGCCGGGCACGCGGGTGAAGATGGAGGCCCTGTTCGAGCGCGTGCCGGCGCGGCGCAAGTTCCTGCGCTCGGCCCGCTCCGAATATGCCGCCTGCGTCGATGTCGTGAAGCGGCTCGCGATGGCGCGGCCGGAGATCGGCTTCACGCTGGAGCATGACGGGCGTCGCATCCTCTCGGTGCCGCCGGGCGAGAGCGAGCCCGAACGGGTCGCGGCGCTCACCGATCGCGAACTGGCCGGCAACAGCGTGGTGCTCGATCATGTCCGTGGCGAGGTGCGGCTGGAGGGCGTGGCCGGCCTGCCGACCTTCAACCGCGGCGTCGCCGATCATCAATATCTGTTCGTCAACGGCCGCCCGGTGCGCGACCGGCTGCTGGTCGGCGCGGTGCGCGGCGCCTATCAGGAGATGCTGGCGAAGGATCGCCATCCGGTGGTGGCGCTGTTCGTGACGCTGCCGGGCAGCGAGGTCGACGTCAACGTCCACCCCGCCAAGACCGAGGTGCGCTTCCGCGAGCCCTCGCTGGTGCGCGGGCTGATCGTCGGCGGGCTGCGCGCCGCGCTCGATGCCGCCGGCCACCGCAGCGTCCAGCGGCCGTCCGCCGATGCGCTCGGCCACTGGCAGGCCGAGCCGGTGGGCGTCGTGCTCGAAGATCGGCCGCCGCTTGCGGTTGCCGATCGCCAATATAATGTCTGGGATTCGCGGCCGTCCTTCGCCTTTCCGGCGGCCTCGGCGCCGGCGCCGCAGGGGCGTGCCGAGATGGCGGTCGCGGCCCCGCCGGCGGCGATCGAGCATCCGCTCGGCATCGCCCGCGGGCAGGTCGCCGCGACCTATATCGTCGCCGAAGCGGAGGATGGCCTGGTGCTGGTCGACCAGCATGCCGCGCACGAACGCCTCGTCCTCGAACGGATGCGCCGGGCGATGGCGGACGGCGGGGTGGCGTCGCAGAGCCTGCTGCTGCCCGAGGTGGTCGAACTGGACGAGAGCGGGTGCGACCGGCTGGAGGCGCGGCTGGAGGAACTCGCCGCGATGGGTCTCGAACTGGATCGTTTCGGGCCGCGCGCGATGCTGGTCCGCGCGGTGCCGGCGATGCTCGGCCGCACCGATGTGCGCGGGCTCGTCACCGATCTCGCCGACGAGATCGCGGCCTATGACGAGGCGCTGAGTCTGCGCGAGAAACTGGATGCGGTGGCCGGCACGATGGCCTGCCACGGATCGGTGCGCGCCGGCCGGATTCTCTCGGTTGCCGAGATGAACGCGCTGCTCCGCGAGATGGAGATCACCCCGCATTCCGGCCAGTGCAACCATGGCCGCCCGACCTGGGTGAAGCTCGGCCATGGCGATATCGAGAAGCTGTTCGGGCGGAAATAG
- a CDS encoding LysR family transcriptional regulator produces MTYLEDLAVFVRIAAAGSLSAAARDLGMSLTVVSKRLVRLEAALNVRLVNRSSRRTSLTNDGAELLPRARDILARVEEAEAALQSRSTEAAGILRVTATIAFASGQIAPRLGRFMARNPDLRIQLLSTDRMLDIVQDNVDVAIRQAVLPDSDLVSRTLVSDRRVLVSSPDYLARHGTPAVPQDLAKHRCIVLGDPPVTEWRFQRGARKVSVDVGWTLLANDGVAAQAACLGGAGIALKSIWDAREDLATGRLVEVLPGWVPPSMPIQAVFASRHHQPARIRAFVDFLQEELRNEIRLHPIIDGA; encoded by the coding sequence ATGACCTATTTGGAAGACCTTGCCGTTTTCGTGCGCATCGCGGCGGCGGGGAGCCTTTCGGCGGCGGCGCGGGATCTGGGCATGTCGCTCACCGTCGTGTCCAAGCGGCTGGTCCGGCTGGAGGCGGCGCTGAATGTCCGGCTGGTCAACCGCTCGTCGCGCCGCACCAGCCTGACCAACGACGGGGCCGAACTCCTGCCACGGGCGCGCGATATCCTGGCGCGGGTGGAGGAGGCGGAGGCGGCCCTGCAATCGCGCAGCACCGAGGCGGCCGGCATATTGCGGGTGACGGCAACCATCGCCTTCGCGTCGGGGCAGATCGCGCCGCGCCTCGGCCGGTTCATGGCGCGCAATCCGGATCTGCGTATCCAGCTGCTGTCGACCGACCGGATGCTGGATATCGTGCAGGACAATGTCGATGTCGCGATCCGGCAGGCGGTGCTGCCGGATTCGGATCTGGTGTCGCGCACCCTCGTGTCCGATCGCCGGGTTCTGGTCAGTTCGCCGGATTATCTCGCGCGCCACGGCACGCCCGCGGTGCCGCAGGATCTGGCGAAGCATCGCTGCATCGTGCTGGGCGATCCGCCGGTGACGGAATGGAGGTTCCAGCGCGGCGCCCGCAAGGTCAGCGTCGATGTCGGCTGGACCCTGCTCGCCAATGACGGGGTGGCGGCGCAGGCGGCCTGCCTCGGCGGAGCCGGAATCGCGCTCAAATCGATCTGGGATGCCCGCGAGGATCTCGCGACCGGCCGGCTGGTCGAGGTGCTGCCCGGATGGGTGCCGCCGTCGATGCCGATCCAGGCGGTGTTCGCCTCGCGCCATCATCAACCGGCGCGCATCCGGGCGTTCGTGGATTTCCTTCAGGAGGAGTTACGCAATGAGATACGGCTTCATCCGATCATCGACGGTGCCTGA
- a CDS encoding DMT family transporter, with amino-acid sequence MEVVATTCLKQSQGFTRLVPTLVMALGYAVAFYCLSLTLREIPTGIAYAIWSGVGIILIAAIAWIVQGQRLDMAALGGMALIIAGVLVMNLFSRTAGH; translated from the coding sequence ATGGAGGTCGTGGCGACGACGTGCCTCAAGCAATCCCAAGGCTTCACCAGGCTGGTGCCGACGCTCGTCATGGCGCTGGGCTATGCGGTCGCCTTCTACTGCCTGTCGCTCACGTTGCGCGAGATCCCGACGGGGATCGCCTATGCGATCTGGTCGGGCGTCGGGATCATCCTGATCGCGGCGATCGCCTGGATCGTGCAGGGGCAGAGGCTCGACATGGCGGCGCTGGGCGGCATGGCGCTGATCATCGCAGGGGTGCTCGTGATGAACCTGTTTTCCAGGACGGCGGGGCACTGA